From the Lactuca sativa cultivar Salinas chromosome 9, Lsat_Salinas_v11, whole genome shotgun sequence genome, the window CCATACGAGGAAAACCAGCAATATGTTTGCTGTCAAAGGCAAATACTGATGATAGCTAGTTATGGCATCGACGACTATCGCATCTAAACTTCAAAGACattaataagttggtgcttggtgatcatgttcgtggacttcctcttctcaagttcgaTAAGGACCATCtgtgtgcagcatgtgaaatgagcaaacaaagcagaaagagccaccctacacgaatcaacacaaagataactgaagctcttgaactcttacacatcgacttatgtggaccttcggctatTGAAAGCTTTGGTAGAAAtaagtatattcttgtaattgtatatgacttttcacgcttcacctgggttttctttcttaaacaaaaATCAGATGCGACTCCCAATCTGAAAACAttcatcaagcaagtggaagtACAGTTGAGGAAAACAGTAAGGAAtatcagaagtgacaatggtctAGAATTCAAGAATAATGATTTTGAGAGCTTTCTGGATGACAAAGGGATAACTCATAATTTttcggccccttatacaccacaacagaatggaattgttGAAAGACAAAACcgttctttgtgtgaagcagccagaaccatgctcaGTTTTGCTTCGCTTCCATTATATTTTTGGGTCGATGCTGTTGCAACTGCATGCTATACTCAAAATAGGTCTTTGCTAAACAAAAGATTCTCAattactccatatgagatcttaaacaaccgaaagccaaatgtcaagtttttccacaTATTTGGTTCAaggtgttttatttttaattccaaagagaaccgaaataagtttgatgtcaaagctgatgaaggaatttttctaggTTACTCACTAACGTCGAAAGCATACAGAGTGTTGAATAAACGCTCAAAACGAATTgaggaaacctattatgtcaccttcgaCAATAGTTACATAAAGAAAGTTCAAAGAAGTGAAAGTGACTTGGGAGATATTTTTCCAGAATCAggacaagtctcggttccaataGCCAACCTGTTTGAAGAATACATGCAcatgtttgatgaaccagagaaagcagcAAACTCAGAAGCGAAAGCCCCAGATAACacaattgaaagcctcaagaAAATTATCGATGAAGTTGCCAAAGAGATGGAAAATGAACCTCCAACTGCTAAGAGCAATCCACCATTTCAAGGGGAGAGTTCAACAGCATCAGAAACAAACAAAGCATCTTTCGAGAGGGAGGATCCAATTTCGTCTCCATCTCATAAAGGTTTAGAAAAAGAGGATGGTCATGCTCAAAATCCACCTATCGGTAGTACAaccgagggggagaatccaactcCCACACAGAATGCAACCATTAGTGAAGACACATATTAAacttcgccagtcgagggggagaaagagaCCGAAAGTACAACTGACGGTGGCGAGGGTGATCTATCTGAAGGTGAAGTCGAAGTGAATGCTAAATTAGATCCAACATATGACCCAAATTATCCTTCATTAGTgaaatggaccaaagaccatccCAAAGCACAGATTATTGGTGACACTTCAGAAAAAGTCCTTACTTGTTCTCAattgaaagcgaaacaaactgcattgttctctaaagttgaattttgtatgttcaattcgTTTGTTTCCAAGATTGAACCGAAAACTGTAAatgttgcacttgatcattcagattgggtccaagcaatgcaagatgagctCCATGAGTTTGAACGTAACCGAGTTTGGAGGCTAATACCTACCCCAAAGGATGCGTCTGTGGTTGGCTTGaagtgggtcttcagaaataagttgGATAAATAAGGGAATGTCATTCGCAACAAGGCTCgattggtggtgaaaggatattgtcaaaaagaagggatagattatgaggaaaccttcgctccGGTAGCTAGGTTGGAATCAGTAAGAATCTTCTTGGCATATGTTGCTCAAAGAAACTGCGAAgtcttccaaatggatgtcaaatgtgccttcttgaatggagaattagaagaaacagtttatgttgagcaaccgcctgggtttgtgaacgagaaattccctgatcattgctatgtgctggataaagcagtctatggattaaagcaagcaccaagagcctggtatgaaaccttaactcgttttctaaaaatgtcaaaatttaagcaaggttcggttgaccctaccttcttccgaaagaaagaaggcgaacatctaatgatcgttcaaatttatgttgatgatatcatcttcggctctacaaatcctagcttaacagctgaattcagaaagttgatggagactaaatttgaaatgagcgcaatgggtccaattaacttttttcttggtttaaacattagacagggaatAGAAGGTATATTCATCAACCAGGAGGCTTATACAAAGACCTTACTGACGACATTCGGTATGACGGGcgactcaaaagtgaaggttccaatggcatttggcactaaCTTAACACCATCTCTAGAAAAACATGTTGTTGACATAACAcaatatcgtcaaatgatagggtcactTATGTATTTAACAACTAGTAGACcggacattatgttttctgtgtgttattgtgctaggtttcaagctaatccaagagaacctcacatggtagCTGTGAAGAACATATTTCGTTACCTAAAGCAAACCTCATCTCGCGGTCTTTGGTATCCTGCAAGAActggattcttcattcaatctTATTCTGATgttgatctaggaggatgtggactggacagaaagagcactacaggtggatgccaatttcttgatggaaaacttgttagTTGGCAGTCCAAGAAGCAAACTTGCGTGTAattgtctacagccgaagctgagtatattGCTGCAGCCTCTTGCACTTCTCAagtaatttggattcaaagtcaactgagaGATTATGGGCTAAGTATGAAGAAGAtacctctatattgtgactcagaaagtgcaataaggatttgtcacaatccagtgcaacactcaaaaactaagcacattgcacttagatatcacttcattaaggatcatgtagaagatgggaacatggaagtacattttgttcgatctagtgatcaactggccgacatatTCACTAAGGCATTACCTGAAGCACTCTTTAACAAAATATTACAAGGCTTGGgtatgatggaagcagagtcggtaccgaatcctcaattctctcactaaaaattagacaagcgaaatggagcgaccgctcggtctatttcggctccttaaattttgggaaccgaaatgaaccgaccgctcggtctatttcggctccttaAATTTtgggaaccaaaatgaaccgaccgctcggtctatttcgcttcacttAATTGAGATAGGGTTTCGGTTGTAAACTGTGTATGTTGCTTTATGTttatttaaatttctttttctgtttttattctttttcagaaaacttcaaaaattcaaaaatattttctttttctgtttttattctttttcagaaaacttcaaaaattcaaaaatatttttttttttctatttttattctttttcagaaaactttaaaaatccaaaaatattttctttttctgtttttattctttttcagaaaacttcaaaaatccaaaaatattttctttttctgtttttattctttttcagaaaacttcaaaaatccaaaaatattttctttttcttttttattctttttcagaacacttcaaaaattcaaaaatattttctttttgtttttattatttttccgaATATTCAATCACTCGAAAATATTTTTCGTTTTGTTTGTGTGGTATATTTGTTTGTTCTTGCCTCTATTCAGTCACAAGGGTACAAGTATAACAGACGTTGGAGCCGgaacatgtatgatgcttattgtatgaactagttaagggtccctagaagcatgctgcaacaTGTTGACCTAAGCCTCTATGACCTAGAGCAAGGCCTTAATGATTCGGTCaatacctatcgtttcttcccaatcaggctgttTTTATTtactcggtctagagctaccttactcttctcacatgagttaagagtctctgCTTTGTCCTATTTTATAGCAGAAGGTACTTTCGTTTCATTCACCATCCTCAAACCATTCTCCATCTACTCTCGGTTCAcaattgtaacccttgagactctcggttcttacaactgaggtttatggttgcacaaaatatgtgtttatgatcttagatgcgaataccacgtgctgagtgaaacccaaaattcaacacccataatgaattaacggtgaatttctatattcaagatcttacttgttacctaatgaaatctcttttcTTTGCGAGGTCTTTTATGAATTTGTCTAAAACCAAGACTATTCCTCCCATaaagatccaatttttttttttttttgaagatttcTATACACtcttttgtcatcacaaaatataacctgcctacttgttcaacagaccacatcggtctcacaagtacttcttccaaTACTCGTTCTTATTTTAAGAGTCGATGTTCGGTTGAAGATATGTCATGAAAAtaagcctttcaatgtttatttacaaacacttgatcgtattctcaggaatccacacaagcacttcaagtcattcttgactttgaaggaagcgattcttgCCCGGAATCCCCTGTTTTTTGTCTGATAAtcagacatcactcacatcccatacatATTTGCTTTATTACTTTGTCTTTCGTCACTCTAATGCacgaaattttttaattttcccACATTATGTTGATGGTATGTTTGAGTTCATTTGTCCTCTAGTGAATCAAAGGCAATTCAGGTTCGGATGGCGCGTTCTATTTCAAATGCAAATTGTTGAAATCTTTTTGGGCACGTGAATTTGAACGGTCACTATACGCATGCGTGCTACCGCATACCTAGGAACACCCAACCTGTCAAATCGCGCTTTTTCAGGCTATAGTTTAGAAATAACGTCACAATCGTCACGATTTTCTCTCTCTTGGCAACGGTATATAAAAGGTGTCCACAATTCTTTGTCTTCTACCGGCATCAAGATTTCTAAACTGTAACGGCGATTTCAATTGTTCATCTTCTTCCCTTGTTCAACAATGGCGACCTCTTCTTCTGCACAAGATCAGATTACTTCATCAGCCTTTCTTACCATCAAGCAAAATCAGAACATGATTATAGAACTAAATCCATTTCTATATGATTCTTACATGTTACAAGTTGTTGAATGTATGAAGTACTCTTCACTGGTTATTGCCCTTACCCAATTCGAGGCTGTTTTGATGTCTTTATtgtctcaagtttattcttctgCATCATATGACAAGAACAAGGAACGAATATACTTTCAAATCCACTCCAAGAAGGCCTCTATTTCAAAAGGGAGGTTTTGTTCCTTACTTCATCTCACTGTGGATTTTCTGTGATTTCCCCCGACTTTATCACAACAACACAAATCTTTTCAATGTTGTATGAAATGGGATACACAGATGTGCTGACAACCATTGTCGAAGTCAAGAAGTCGTGTCTCCCATCTCAGTGGAACGGTCTTCTAACTCTTCTTATCAAAGGCTTGGCAGAAAGAAGTGCTGGATCAAATGGCACTAGTAAAGGATTCCTGACCATTCTCTATGGTCTGTACAATGGAATAAACTTGGACTATGGGTCTATCATATGGTCTCAGGTTGTGCAGAGCCTAAATACTTCCGCTCGTCAGTCCGAAATTTCATGTGGAAGGTTTTGGACTCTCATTACCAAACGGGCAATCGACACTCTGGAAGTTCCGGTGATGAAGGATGCTCTCATCGCGTCCATTGCAACTTTTCATACAAAGAAGATCATCATCTCAGACCCAAAAAAGTTCCTTCATTATGGTTacattccggagaccatgtacaGGAGTGTTATAGCCTAGAGTAAGGTGATGGCTGACTATCGACAACTTCCTCCCAAGGAGCCGAGAGTTCTTTCTCCTGAGCAAAAGGTTGCCTTGGATGTTGTTGACAAGCCCAACAATGGAGGAAAAAGGGTGACAAAAAAGAAGGAAACAACTGAGGAGGAACAAACTAAGCCCTCCAAATCCATGAAGCGAAAGTCAGAAAATGAGTCCTCCTCAAAGCCAAAGAAAATTAAGAAAATGGCGAAAAGATCAACAATTCAAACTCCTCCAAGTCTGAATCAtcctgaagatgatgaagaagatgaagttgcTCCGGACTCTCCACGAGGTAATACTCCTCCTAGATTACCTCCACAAACCGAATCTCCACCTCACAAAATTCCAACCCCACCTCCATCACCGAAACCTCCAACGCCGACACCGAAAGTCCCAGTTTCGGTTGTTACCACTTCCACAACAAAAACCTCTTTACCACCACCACCAGTTTCTTATGTTTCCATTCCTCCAACAAACTTTACCAACTCCTATCATTTCCCAATCAACCACCACGACACTCCCTGAACAAACAGCAAgggtctgttggattaatgtctaagtcaataactataattagtaagacttgacccgacccggcatggtccatttgggttgcatggcatcatgcatttggatagactataatgagagaaataacacttaaggtttgctaatatattataagttatagtatattaataagattatttaattaagtattgatcaagaattaatctagaattaattaagtgatcaaaagaagactaattaaatatatgggttgattgtgtaaatcatccatacttgtatagtgagctaatgctccatggattatcaagttggggtaaaacccatatgatgccccatggatgctccatggtgtatttgaacccatggatccaaggaaatgaaaagccatgacaattagggtttaccctaattgtaacaactatataagatcatattctttgacaaaatcggccactatgtaaGATAGAGaaggggctagccgatttcaagtgttctacatttctctcaaggttattccaaaagcaattgatgttgtgtgaaccatttgaggtgtcacacttggggcactaggcactcaagcttcttgagaacattctacaccaaagaggtatgtattctatcttgttatattcattgttttgtatgctagattaggataataccttggatgttcatatttgcatgtataatagagaaaaaaatagatccaaggtatttaggtttgcatgtacacttaggagtgttagaatgctcaaaacccaacagtggtatcagagcctaggcttgttttcttgttatacttgcaaaagtagctgaaaaatcgagttttgatgctgtctgcccagtagactcgccgagtccaaggcaaaatgcatccaactcgccgagttgattcatgcactcgacgagttggacccccagactaggaacattaccctaagatgttttgaacttataaacttgtttttgatgtggtaatgttcatgctaatccaatttctaagataattgtcataatttcaagatttgtattagtttgtatgttcatgctaatttattgaagattgaagatttgaattatcttgttcttagattaatagaaaagttgtgtgaaatagttgatttcaatccattttaatctaagagttgattccaaagtgtgtttttgtaacttgtcctcaagttatatgaaaagtcacatttaagaatcataaaactcataattaaagttggcaaaggttacaaaatgaagagtctagttctaattaaatggttttatgaatccataacttgtcctcaagttatggaggttcaagagtctccatcaaataataaataaataaaagtgtaaccttaattagttccataagttacaaaataaagaaaagttacattctttaatagtttaaagtcttccataacttgtcctcaagttatggaacttgaagagtcttttaattaaaactactttaaactcataagttatggaattaattagttttgaatagtttcaaaacttgccctcaagtttttgaatttgaaaagttttctcttatgaatactttaattccaagttaagcccttaggatttaaaagttaaaattcaatccttatactttataatattataagtcaataatatatatatatatatatatatatatatatatatatatatatatatatatatatataagagtaaaagttagtcttaccgttagtaggcctcattcacgaagccgatctataagggggtataaggttactgcctataaaatggcagtttaatgggtttccactctcacccaccgcttccttgactggtggagggtcattagccgaatgggtaggacaaacactataagttctcccttcattaaaagaaTTATTGattaaatactaagtaactaaacacttataattcccaatcttagttacttaggaaaatgtgaataaggtgttaacccatgaaattacacttggcactttgattaagtcagatggtggagcgtgtgtggtttaccggcacactagcttgatttaacaaggtaggcaaagggtttcttaaagtttaatcataggccggtggagtgtgtgtggtttaccgggacatcggttgggtga encodes:
- the LOC122196112 gene encoding pollen-specific leucine-rich repeat extensin-like protein 2, which produces MADYRQLPPKEPRVLSPEQKVALDVVDKPNNGGKRVTKKKETTEEEQTKPSKSMKRKSENESSSKPKKIKKMAKRSTIQTPPSLNHPEDDEEDEVAPDSPRGNTPPRLPPQTESPPHKIPTPPPSPKPPTPTPKVPVSVVTTSTTKTSLPPPPVSYVSIPPTNFTNSYHFPINHHDTP